From the Sebastes umbrosus isolate fSebUmb1 chromosome 23, fSebUmb1.pri, whole genome shotgun sequence genome, the window GATTCCTcttcctgaacacacacagctctctcttACTGTGGAGGGATTCCTcttcctgaacacacacagctctctcttACTGTGGAGGGATTCCTcttcctgaacacacacagctctctcttACTGTGGAGGGATTCCTcttcctgaacacacacagctctctcttACTGTGGAGGGATTCCTCTTCCTGAACATGCAGCTCTCTCTTACTGTGGAGGGATTCCTcttcctgaacacacacagctctctcttACTGTGGAGGGATTCCTcttcctgaacacacacagctctctcttACTGTGGAGGGATTCCTCTTCCTGAACATGCAGCTCTCTCTTACTGTGGAGGGATTCCTCTTCCTGAACATGCAGCTCTCTCTTACTGTGGAGGGATTCCTcttcctgaacacacacagctctctcttACTGTGGAGGGATTCCTcttcctgaacacacacagctctctcttACTGTGGAGGGATTCCTCTTCCTGCTGtgaggagcaggaagaggaagcagTGTGCTGGCAGCTCTGTGGTTAACGGTGTCTGCTGTTCATGTCTGGATCTACACGAGAACAACTAGTGAATACTACAGATAACACAGTGTGTAGTTCATCATGTCTGCCAGGAACCCTGGGATGAAGCTGGGTGAGTCTCTTGATGTTAACTGTGAAGTTAAAGCTACTTTAATCTTGACTGTGTAACAGAGTAGTAATGAGAGTTGTGTAACACATGTTGCTCTGACAGCTGCAGACAACTGCTGACAGTTTAATGAGTAACACTGTAGGTTAATGACCTGCTGAACATCCACCTGTTAACCTAGAACTAATACACACTGTTACTAACACACACTGTTACTAATACACACTGTTactaacacacactgtaactaATACACACTGTTACTAATACACACTGTAACTAATACACACTGTTACTAATACACACTGTAACTAATGCACACACTGTtactaaaacacactgttactaatacacactgttactaacacacactgtaactaacacacactgttactaatacacactgtaactaatacacactgtaactaatacacactgtaactaaaacacactgtaactaatacacactgtaactaaaacacactgtaactaatacacactgtaactaatacacactgtaactaaaacacactgtaactaaaacacactgttactaatacacactgactgttactaaaacacactgttactaatacacactgttactaaaacacactgttactaaaacacactgttactaatacacactgttactaaaacacactgtaactaATACACACTGACTGTtactaaaacacactgtaactaaaacacactgtaactaaaacacactgtaactaaaacacactgtaactaaaacacactgtaactaatacacactgtaactaaaacacactgtaactaatacacactgtaactaaaacacactgttactaaaacacactgtaactaaaacacactgtaactaaaacacactgtaactaaaacacactgtaactaaaacacactgtaactaaaacacactgtaactaatacacactgtaactaaaacacactgtaactaatacacactgtaactaaaacacactgttactaaaacacactgtaactaaaacacactgtaactaaaacacactgtaactaaaacacactgtaactaaaacacactgtaactaatacacactgtaactaaaacacactgtaactaaaacacactgtaactaaaacacactgtaactaatacacactgtaactaaaacacactgttactATAACTAATACAGTCTGTATGTTACAGTCTGCATGTTACAGTCTGTATGTTACAGTCTGTATGTTACAGTCTGCAACATGCAGACTGTAACATGCAGACTGTAACATGCAGACTGTAACGTGCAGACTGTAACATGCAGACTGTAACGTGCAGACTGTAACGTGCAGACTGTAACATGCAGACTGTAACATGCAGACTGTAACGTGCAGACTGTAACATACAGACTATCTCTAGAAACACTGTCACTGTTGGGTGAAAGTTACAATGATATCTAGCGTGTTTTTACTGTCGCATACATTCACATACTGTTGGGTATTATGGGATGCGGCTGCTGTAGCTACAGCCAGACGGTGACGGTGTAATTGAGAACTCATGACAGACCAGCTCTCTGCTCAGCTGACTCGTTTGAACCCTTCTGGGATCAGCTCAGCTCTTCTTCACACTGATGTAACTTCAGTCTGACAtgttgttcttctgtctgtgtcacttctgTAAAGATCCTCTCTGAGTCTGCACACTCTTTTAGTTTCAGCACCTTTGTCTTTACTCTCTCTGTCAAAGACTTGGTCTGTTTCTAGTTGACACAGATAGCTGGATGCTGGATGTGAAAGTGTACATATCAGTCCTTCTCTGCAGTACGCCACATGACAGCTGCCAGAAACACTCTCCACATCCTCATTTATATGCACATGAATATTTTGTACTTCGTTGTGCCTGATGTGTTACAGAGTTGTGTCAGCCTTTGGAAAATCCTCCTGTTTGCCTTTCACTGTCCCAGAGTCACATGAGAACATCAGTCTCatctgagtgtttgtgtgtctggtaGAACGACGGGTCGGGAACATGTttaacttagcataaagactggaagcagggagCTCAAATACAACCTCCAACTACTCCAAAGCTCTTATTTACTCCGTGTGGACGTTGTAGAtttgtgctatatatatatatatagttttttagatttataaataatgtgttttttccctctACAGACCTGGAGTGGGTCTCCAAAGTGAGAGTGAATACACATGCCGTCCTAAAGAGAGCTCAGCACATCCAAGGACAGAAGACACCCAAGAAACAGTGGCAGGTAGACGTCTCCTTTCAGTCTGTGTTACACTGGACATATCCTCTCCTTTCAGTCTGTGTTACACTGGACATATCCTCTCCTTTCAGTCTGTGTTACTCTGGACATATCCTCTCCTTTCAGTCTGTGTTACACTGGACATATCCTCTCCTTTCAGTCTGTGTTACTCTGGACATATCCTCTCCTTTCAGTCTGTGTTACACTGGACATATCCTCTCCTTTCAGTCTGTGTTACTCTGGACATATCCTCTCCTTTCAGTCTGTGTTACACTGGACATATCCTGAGGCATGGTGACCAAACAGCACAATACTACTTTAAAAGATAATTACATGAACATGACACATGAAtatgtctctacctgtctgcaTATGCAGGTTAATGTCCCTCTACTCACCGTGCAAATGTGGTCACATAACAACAGTATGGGTTGTATAGTATAACATCTTCTAACCCAGTACATGTCATATTATACTGCAGTATTGTTGTATAATAAACGTTCTGGACATCAGTTAAGAAACTCTTCTCTTCATAGATATGAGACAACAGATGTCACAGTATTACTCTCACTGTTCATTTGACCAAGCTTCTGTCAGCGGTGACATCGAGCTCTGAAGACGGAGACTAGACTATTGTCCGTGACGTGGGTGTGTTTGTCCTGCAGGCCGCCTGGCTGCTGAAGGCCGTCACCTGCATCGACCTGACGACTCTCGCTGGAGACGATACGCCGTCCAACGTCCATCGGCTGTGTCTGAAAGCCATCCAGCCAGTCCGATATGACCTGCTCAAGACGATGGATATGCACGACAAAGGTCTGCTACCAgaacactactgtacacatgaAGAGCAGGTTCAGTCACTGCAGCTACTGTAAACGTACTGATACGACCGCTGTGAGGTGTTAGGAGGTTGTATTTAATGAATTAAGAATGCTGATTATGAAATATTTACTGGTTAAACATGACTTGGAATACAAGTTCTGAGGTCTGGAGCACATTTCTAGTTCTAGTTGTTCACACGGTGCAGCAACGTCTCAACATAAAGCATTTAAAGTCTCAGTGTTCCTGTCTGTCGAGGCTTCCTCCAGGCATTCATCCTTCCTCACAGCTTCACCAATTCAGACAACTCTTTCACAGACACCTCTGCACAAATACTCCATAAACCACAGCTGCATTCTGTTCTGTAACtattataaataaaactattataaataaaactacagggagaattaaagaaagaaacaaatatatataacacattataacaaTCACTCTCATTATTATCTTGATGAATCAGTTCATTCTTCAGTCTATgagatgtcagaaaatagtcaGAACTGCTGATCCCAGAACCCCCGAGACAAAACTAGACATCTTTAAATGGCttattttaacaatttaaaaGCCAaagatatagtatataaaagatatagtatataaaacagagaaaagcataCGGTTGTTTTTGCTTGAGAAAGGATTTTTGATAATTGATCAGTTATCAGAATGGTTGCTATTTAATCCTCTTTTGATTGACTAACTGATTCATTGTTTGACATAAAGATATAATCCAGGTTTATTTGagtcttattttcatagttttgtcatcatcatatctgtcagtaataataacattaaagcTCAGGGAACACGCTGACTCACAAACACCAGCAGTCAGACAGGGTGTGGTGGTTAAGGGGTTAATCAAACCTATTTGGACGAGCCGGTGAAGGTGAACAGTAAACATTCACCAGCAGCTCTGGAGCTCTGGAGCCGGTTCAGCAGCTTCACGTCGTCTGTTCAGAGCTGATTCAACCTGCAGAGGGCGACACAGACCAGCTCATCACCACGtctcttctctgctctgcttcctgtgatgtgatgtgttgtgttgtgtatcAGGAGTGActacagcagcagtgtgtgtgtatccatcCCGCGTGGCTGATGCCGTCAAATCACTAAAAGCAGCCAACTCCAGCCTCCCTGTTGCCTCCGGTAAGTCACCTGATGCAGTAACCAGAGTGTGTCGTGTACCTCCAGTATAGAAACTGAATCAGACTTGTGTTGTCCCTCGTCTCCCTCGTCTCTCTCGTCTCCCTCCCAGTGGCCACTGGTTTCCCAGCAGGCCAGACGCCGCTGGAGACCCGCCTGCAGGAAGTCCGCTTGGCCGTGGCTGACGGCGCCACGGAGATCGACATCGTCATCAACAGGACGCTCGCCATCACGGGACAGTGGGAAGGTAAAGCTGAGGACACACTGATGGGATGGGATGTGATCATGGATCATGGATTGAGTGTGTCCTTTCTCCCTCTACAGCCATGTATGATGAGATCCGTCAGTTCAGGGAGGCCTGTGGAGACGCCCACATGAAGAGCATCCTGGCTATCGGAGAGCTGGGCACCTTCACCAACGTCTACAAGGCCAGTCTGGTCGCCATGATGGCTGGTACGTCTCACCACCGTCTCACCGTGACACAACAACCTGCTCTGACATGGTTCAGTGTCGCTCACAGTCACAGTTTGGACTGCGTGTTAAATACAGATAGACTTTTTCTTTGGTGAGTGGAGGATGGAGAGATTTAGCTGCATCGGTACATTACACCAACAATACAAACACGTTTCCACGGTGTAGGAAGAGTCAGGCTGGAACCTGAACGGCAGCTGGAGAACACCTTCTGTGACCGAACCTCTGTCTAACAGCAGGGTGTCTGCCAGTCCTGGACAAGTCTTTAAATGACTCAACTTATTGATCTAGGTTCAAGTCTTTAAATGAAACCGTACATGCTGAATGTTCTCTAATAGTTCAGTTTGAAATATTCAGAAAGTAAAGTCAGAAGGTAAAGTGGGCTTTCCTGAAGAACCTCTAGTTTAACGTCAGTAAACCGGCAGCACCAACCTCCAGACCTCTGCAGCAGTTTACCCCGGTCCACACTGCCGAGctttaacagcagcagtagctcCTGTTGAATGATAGAACACATCTGATGTTGCCTTCATACGTCAggcataataatatataatcataataaataatcatgtttaggtttgttgtgtttatggacatagtcagtgtatgacctacagtagatggagtttggagaaacagacaggagttccAGGACGGGAGgcaagcaatgtactgctgtggtctttgtgtttagcaatgcagttcatctgtctgatatacatacaaagcatttcttctttccACCTATTCAGGAAAATTAaaatttaccacttttgacagtattacagtttagcttccagcttttctagcaatgtatttcagctcttagcttctttagctaatgcagttcagcttccaactctgccagttgtacatttcatcttctaGGGTTTTCAGCTGTGCAGtgcatttgagctttaacatttttaggcaagtcatttcacatttctgcattttcagctaTGCTTTGCAATAcgcattttagacacctaattACTTATACTTTGCCGTCAGAAAGCTTTGAGACAgcgaactgaagccgttatctctgctctcttcagagccaccagactccattgataaAAACACGTCATTTTACCTCTCTGAACGCAGGAGTTGCTGATCTACTGCTGCagcgatcggttagttagttagtgttattgtgtgactttggtgaatctaaACTAACCCTCTGATACACCAAAGTCTCAAAACACAGGTGATCTACACTTGATACTGTCTCTGATGCAGGCTggaagctgcagctgctgctcgcGCTACGTGTACGTCTCTCCC encodes:
- the dera gene encoding deoxyribose-phosphate aldolase, which encodes MSARNPGMKLDLEWVSKVRVNTHAVLKRAQHIQGQKTPKKQWQAAWLLKAVTCIDLTTLAGDDTPSNVHRLCLKAIQPVRYDLLKTMDMHDKGVTTAAVCVYPSRVADAVKSLKAANSSLPVASVATGFPAGQTPLETRLQEVRLAVADGATEIDIVINRTLAITGQWEAMYDEIRQFREACGDAHMKSILAIGELGTFTNVYKASLVAMMAGSDFIKTSTGKESVNATYPVAIVMVRAIRAYFLCTGHKVGFKPAGGIRTAQESLVWLSLIKEELGNDWLCPLLFRLGASSLLADIERQIYHHVTGQYAAFHELPMA